CAACAGAGCGAAAAGTCTACGTCAATCAACCGATACCAGCAAACCTGCTAAGTGATTGCCTCCCCAATATACCGCCTAAAACAATGACCTTTGGTGATAGTGTTAGATATAACGAACATCTATTAAATGTTATTGAGATATGTAACCAGGATAAAAAAGCGATTAGGTTAATTAATCAATAATTATTAATTCTTACTACATAAACTATAAAAATTTGCGTGTATAGCAATATAACCAGTTAATGCATATTTTAATCAGCTTGATATCGTCAACAATCAAAGGAAGTTGAATGTAAAGGGCGATAAGAAAAAAGCCTTGATTTATGAGTTTGGCGTACCGGAAAGAGGGATCCCTAAGCGATCATTCTTGCGCTCTAACGCTTCAAAGTAGTCAGGAAATTTAACGCAGTTAAGTAAACAGCTATTAAATGAATCTTTAGCGGGTAATATCTCTCATTATGATGCTTATGCAACGATTGGCTCATATTTTAGGGGAAAATCGTGGATAAAATCACTGACGGTGATTTTGAGCATAACACCACAGAAAAACCACAAGACGAAAGTTAGCTACTGTTAGAAATAACATAAGGAGGTCACCCGATGCAAACATACCACTGATTAACACGCGTCAATTACATGCATCCATAACATATGAGGTCAGGAAAAAATGAAACGTGAATTTATATCACAGGTTCTAAGTGATGCGTTTTTCGCAAATAAAGTTAATGTTGACGGGTTAGGTGATATCACATGCATTATTCGACCGACCTGTAATGACGATTTGCAAATTCTGTCCGAAAGCGAAAGGTTTAATCCCACAGTTCGGCTATTTTCTTAAACTGCATTAACTAATGGGATGCTATTTCATTATCACGATATGAAAAACAAAATCATATCTAAATCAATATGGAGTGATTATGGCTATTACGACTGTTTGGCAACTCGATATGGAGGAAGTCAGGCGCATGATAGCGGAGATTTTAACGTTACCTGATGAGCGAGTATTTGATGCTAACAATATGCAGGATGTTTCGGAACTGGATTATTTTGTTACCGTTTTAAATTCACACCAGTTGGATATCGGTACTGAAATAAAGTTTAACGGTAAGGATGAGGAAGAAATCATATCGACATTGAAAGAGGTCAACATCTCGATTAATGCCTACGGTAAAAATTCCTATCAGCTACTGTGTAAATTAACACAATCCATGCGATCAACGTCAGTTTGGCAACGATTAAAGCGTATGGGTATGGGTTATTTACGATGTTCAGAGATTCGAAGTCTGCCGACTGCTATTGATGGCGGTGAAGAACAACGTGCAGAGGTTGATCTTATTTTTTCAATTAATTCAATCATTAAAGCCAACGTTAAATGTGGCAAAACAGTAAATTTTAAATTAATACGAGGTTAACAATGAGTTTACCAATTAGTCAGGTTGTAGATGTAATTCTACAACAGTCCCCACAAGGCGCACAGAAACGCGATTTAAGCGTTGTGGCAATTTTTACTAATGAAATGTGCGACGAGTATAACAACCCTGATTCACGTTATATCGTTGTGTCAGATGCTAATCAAGTTGCATCACTATTCGGTACTAATTCGGATGCATATAGAGCAGCATCAGCATTATTTTCAGCAAAACCTAAGCCTAAAACGGCGATCATTGCTAGATATGTTCAAGAAACAGTAACGATCCCCGCTACCTATTCTAAAATTAACGGATCAGCTTTAGCGATAAGTTATATTCATTTTAAAACCATCACTGATGGCTATTTATCTTTTTATTATGGCTCAGACCAAATCGATATTAGTGGCTTAGATTTTTCTAAAGTATCGAATATGGATGATGTAACAAAGATCATTAATGCAAAATTAGAGGATCACCAAGTCAAATTTATCTTTGATTCGGTCGGTAGGCGTTTTATTTTATCGTCTAAAACAGAAGGTAAAGGATCTAATTTTGGTTATGTTTTTAATGCTGAATTAGGTGGTACTTACATCGGTCATTTAACTAACCTAGTTGACGGTAAATGTACGCTAATTAATGGTGAAGACGCGGCAAGTTATAACAAAGAAACGCCAGCCGAAGCACTGAGTAAATTACAAAATCAATACCAGAATTGGTACGGTGTTTATTTTGCAAATACGATTAATGACGCTGAATTAATCGAAGCACATGATTGGATCATTGCTCAAGGGGTCGAAAATGCGAAGGTTATGGCATTTACTGAGACGCGACCTGCTAACATTGAATACGTTGATACGAATGTACTTAAAACACTTTCTATGCGCAACAGTGGTCGTTTAATGGTTCAATATAACAATAAAGGTAATACACATGCTGCTGCGGAATTAATGGGTATTGCATTAACTACAGTTTGGAATGGAATCAATACTGCAAAAACAGTTAAATTTAAACAGCAAGTTAGCGTAACATCTGACGATAAAATCACCATAAATGAGGCTAACAAATGCCGCCGTTTAGGTATTAACTATTATACCGATTATGCAGGTGTCAATATGTTGGCGGAAGGTGTCATGCTAGGTGGTACATTTATTGACGAAACAACCGGATTAGATGCATTTATTAATGCCGTCCAGATTCAAGCTTTCAATACGTTACAAGGTCAGCCAACTAAAATTCCTCAAACCGACAGAGGTCAAGAAATTCTCATCAGTTCTATTAAAGTGATAGGTGAGCAGTTTATCGATAATGGCTTTTTAGGTTCAGGTAAATGGACATTAGGCGATTTGGGTGGCTTGTCTTATGGTGACCAAATCAATGGCTATTATTTTTATTCTGATTCATTTGATACGCAAGATATAGCAGACCGTGAAGCACGCAAAATGATGCCAATCAATTGTGCATTAAAACTTGCTGGTGCAGGTCATAGCGTTGATATTATTGTCCAATTTAATCGATAAGGAGGTTAAATGTCTAAATCATTTTCTTTAGAAGATGCAATCGTGACTATTGATGGTGTTGAAATAACAGGTTACGAGAATGCACAAGATTCAATCTCAATCGCTCCCGCTGGCGATGATGGTAGTATCACCCATGGTATTAATGGGCAAGGTGTTTTTGTCCACTCAAGTAATCGTGGTGCGACTGTTACGATTAAAACATTACAGCACAGTGAAATTAACGAAACACTCAATAGATTACGTGAGCAACAAATTAATAACCCGACTAATGCAACAGCAAAATTAATTACCTATAAAGATATGCGTAATGGCGATGAAATTTTATTATCGGGATGTTGGTTTTCCACACCGCCAACTATCAGTCGTGGAACGTCACACAATGGTATGACATGGACATTTGTAGCAACTAAAGCAGAAATAAAAATTAAAGGTGGTTTATAATGCAAAACAAAGATTTTATAATTGATGATGTAACCTATACATTCAAACAAGCCGATTTTTTCAAAGCCAACAAATATCTTAAAAAATTAACAGCCCTTTTAAAGGGCTGTTTTTCATTGGAAGGTAATCAAACAGGCTTTGATATTGGTCAGCTCGCATCCAATATTGGTAGTGAAGAATTTGTTGAGATTGAAAAGTTTGTTCTGGATTATGTATCCGCGGTTGATGAAAACGGTAAAACGATTTTATTTCAAAATCCTAAAGAACAAGGTGAATTTTTTAATACACATCGAAACCATTATTATCAAATTATTATTGAAGGTCTGAAGTTCCATTTTTTGGGTTTTTTACCAAATGGCATATTGTCCAATCTAAGTACGCTCAGCTTGGCGGAAATAACCAAGAAAGCGATATAGATTGGTTTCTATGGGGCGTTGTCGTTAATAAATACGCAACGCTTCACGAATTGAGGACTGTTTATTCGCTTGATGATGTCATTGATAT
Above is a genomic segment from Frischella perrara containing:
- a CDS encoding LIC_12616 family protein, which encodes MAITTVWQLDMEEVRRMIAEILTLPDERVFDANNMQDVSELDYFVTVLNSHQLDIGTEIKFNGKDEEEIISTLKEVNISINAYGKNSYQLLCKLTQSMRSTSVWQRLKRMGMGYLRCSEIRSLPTAIDGGEEQRAEVDLIFSINSIIKANVKCGKTVNFKLIRG
- a CDS encoding phage tail assembly chaperone — its product is MQNKDFIIDDVTYTFKQADFFKANKYLKKLTALLKGCFSLEGNQTGFDIGQLASNIGSEEFVEIEKFVLDYVSAVDENGKTILFQNPKEQGEFFNTHRNHYYQIIIEGLKFHFLGFLPNGILSNLSTLSLAEITKKAI
- the lysC gene encoding peptidase, whose translation is MIVLISLCLFPFLTACTTERKVYVNQPIPANLLSDCLPNIPPKTMTFGDSVRYNEHLLNVIEICNQDKKAIRLINQ
- a CDS encoding DUF3383 domain-containing protein, whose product is MSLPISQVVDVILQQSPQGAQKRDLSVVAIFTNEMCDEYNNPDSRYIVVSDANQVASLFGTNSDAYRAASALFSAKPKPKTAIIARYVQETVTIPATYSKINGSALAISYIHFKTITDGYLSFYYGSDQIDISGLDFSKVSNMDDVTKIINAKLEDHQVKFIFDSVGRRFILSSKTEGKGSNFGYVFNAELGGTYIGHLTNLVDGKCTLINGEDAASYNKETPAEALSKLQNQYQNWYGVYFANTINDAELIEAHDWIIAQGVENAKVMAFTETRPANIEYVDTNVLKTLSMRNSGRLMVQYNNKGNTHAAAELMGIALTTVWNGINTAKTVKFKQQVSVTSDDKITINEANKCRRLGINYYTDYAGVNMLAEGVMLGGTFIDETTGLDAFINAVQIQAFNTLQGQPTKIPQTDRGQEILISSIKVIGEQFIDNGFLGSGKWTLGDLGGLSYGDQINGYYFYSDSFDTQDIADREARKMMPINCALKLAGAGHSVDIIVQFNR
- a CDS encoding phage protein, giving the protein MSKSFSLEDAIVTIDGVEITGYENAQDSISIAPAGDDGSITHGINGQGVFVHSSNRGATVTIKTLQHSEINETLNRLREQQINNPTNATAKLITYKDMRNGDEILLSGCWFSTPPTISRGTSHNGMTWTFVATKAEIKIKGGL